The Carassius auratus strain Wakin chromosome 21, ASM336829v1, whole genome shotgun sequence sequence TAAACAGGACAATGGTGGCTGTGAGCACTTCTGTGTGAACTCAGATACTCATTACTACTGTGAGTGCTCTGAGAATTATGTTCTGGCAGAAGACGGAAAGACCTGCCAGTTCTCGGATCCCTGCCATAGTGCCAACTGCGAGTTTGAGTGTGAGTCCACTCCTCAGGGACATCGCTGTAAGTGCCCCGAGGGGTACCTCCTGTCTGGTGATGGTCAGAGTTGTCTTGATATAGATGAGTGCTTGCAGAAACCATGCCCACAGGAATGCGTCAATGCACCTGGTACTTTTGAGTGTAGATGCAACGAGGGCTACCTTCCGTCTGAGTTTGGAGAATGTGTGGACGTGGATGAATGTATGGAAGGAAAATGCGTTCATATCTGTGAGAACTCGATTGGTTCCTACACGTGCCGTTGTCACGAGGGATTCTCTCCACTCGAAGAAAATCCAGATCAATGTGAAGATATTGATGAGTGTAAAACTCCAGATATTTGTGACCAGGTGTGCAAAAATAACGAAGGTGGATTTGAGTGTCAATGTGAGGAGGGTTATATGCTGCAAGAGGACAACTACTACTGTCAGCCAGTCAACGAGGATAAACATGTGAAGTCTGAATCAGCTGATGCAACACTGAATGGTCCCAGCTTGCCTGAACTGATGACAGATGCCAGCCTTCTGGAATCGTCAACAAATTCCCCAAGCATAGAGTGGCATCCGACTTACTTGAGCTGGTTTACGGAGAAGACACAGGAGGGATATGTGACCACTCAGGAACCTGATTTAATTGAGCATGCATCTTCGAATTCACCTTCATCAAACTTTTTGATGGATACTACAACTTCAGATGATTCTCATCAAGATGATGCACATGAGGAAGAAATATCAATAGCAGCTGGTGATACAGCAGATGTAAGGACTTCAGGAAACAAAGGAGCCTCGGAGGCTTCGACATCTGtgtcaaagagaaaatgggattTTGTCATGCTCACTCCTCCAACATCCCAAATACCAGAAGATACACTGGCATCAGGAACAGAACAGCGTCCAGGTGATAGGAAGAAGCATGACAAAAGCTGGCTGCTTGTGGCACTGCTGGTTCCACTATGTGTTTTTATTGTGGTCATGTTAGCGTTAGGCATTGTTTATTGCACGAGTTGTGCTGTAGAG is a genomic window containing:
- the LOC113038533 gene encoding endosialin-like produces the protein MGNRTVRKCCAVYPCLFFGLLYLYWCKGVIGQSLQEQDGVCNAEGCYSIHLQRKTFRESWRTCKDKGGNLATIKGPEEASMIHDLLSSGVRRGSRPRIRLWIGLQRQPRQCSATRPLRGFTWITGDQETQYTNWQRDDLPNACAAHRCVVITYNTADKSGNDKNNFKWLDGSCAVAVEGFFCRYTYQGMCPALQREGGGPALYTTPFELASTILTHIPFGSVATLPCPDGGKEDQSILCMLREDRSVGWSKDAPLCTDTPIDWCKQDNGGCEHFCVNSDTHYYCECSENYVLAEDGKTCQFSDPCHSANCEFECESTPQGHRCKCPEGYLLSGDGQSCLDIDECLQKPCPQECVNAPGTFECRCNEGYLPSEFGECVDVDECMEGKCVHICENSIGSYTCRCHEGFSPLEENPDQCEDIDECKTPDICDQVCKNNEGGFECQCEEGYMLQEDNYYCQPVNEDKHVKSESADATLNGPSLPELMTDASLLESSTNSPSIEWHPTYLSWFTEKTQEGYVTTQEPDLIEHASSNSPSSNFLMDTTTSDDSHQDDAHEEEISIAAGDTADVRTSGNKGASEASTSVSKRKWDFVMLTPPTSQIPEDTLASGTEQRPGDRKKHDKSWLLVALLVPLCVFIVVMLALGIVYCTSCAVEPRNKSITDCYRWTTTSKPEKSSTANSRA